In Campylobacter vicugnae, a genomic segment contains:
- the murC gene encoding UDP-N-acetylmuramate--L-alanine ligase, producing MKKVHFIGIGGIGISAIARFLKERDFIISGSDIADSAITKELRASGMKITVPHCKTAIEDPDFVVYSAAIKGDNVELLEARKRGIECLSRKEALPFILEGKRVFAVAGAHGKSTTSAMLAALMEGSAIIGAISKEFGSNMKYEASDNLIFEADESDSSFLNSNPFLAIVTNAEPEHMEHYDNDIEKFHAAYKGFLERAKIRIINAEDEFLSTIKMDCIRLEKGDITNMQMVLRNYEPYTSFHLKGLGKFEAWGMGEHIAIDASLAILAANSMMGLEEVRENLKKFKGIKKRFDILVANEKFALIDDYGHHPTEIKATLKSAKEYARLLGLESITAIFQPHRYSRLMANLDGFKECFDDVDELVVLPVYAAGEEPNGVDLKSEFKGALFADSIKRNGDSIEFFDNFGVKHSLASGLVIGFGAGDISYQLRGER from the coding sequence ATGAAAAAAGTTCATTTTATAGGTATTGGTGGGATTGGTATCTCAGCTATTGCTAGATTTTTAAAAGAGCGTGATTTTATAATTAGTGGTTCAGATATTGCTGATAGTGCTATTACTAAAGAGCTTAGAGCCAGCGGTATGAAAATCACCGTACCACACTGCAAAACTGCTATTGAAGATCCTGATTTTGTCGTATATAGTGCTGCAATTAAAGGTGATAATGTAGAGCTTCTAGAGGCTAGAAAGCGTGGAATTGAGTGCTTATCACGCAAAGAGGCTTTGCCATTTATTTTAGAAGGTAAAAGAGTATTTGCAGTAGCTGGAGCACATGGTAAAAGCACGACTTCGGCTATGCTCGCAGCTCTTATGGAAGGTAGCGCTATAATTGGCGCTATAAGTAAAGAATTTGGCTCAAATATGAAGTATGAAGCTAGTGATAATTTGATATTTGAAGCTGATGAGAGTGATAGTAGCTTTTTAAATTCCAATCCATTTTTAGCTATCGTAACAAATGCTGAACCTGAACATATGGAGCATTATGATAATGATATTGAGAAATTTCATGCTGCTTATAAGGGCTTTTTAGAAAGGGCTAAGATTCGTATTATTAATGCTGAAGATGAGTTTTTAAGCACTATTAAGATGGATTGTATTCGCCTTGAAAAGGGTGATATAACCAATATGCAAATGGTGCTTAGAAATTATGAACCATATACAAGTTTTCATCTTAAAGGACTTGGTAAATTTGAGGCTTGGGGTATGGGTGAGCATATTGCTATTGATGCTAGTCTTGCGATATTAGCAGCAAATTCTATGATGGGACTTGAAGAAGTTAGGGAAAATCTTAAGAAATTTAAAGGGATAAAAAAGCGATTTGATATTTTAGTTGCTAATGAGAAATTTGCTCTAATCGATGATTATGGTCATCATCCTACTGAGATTAAAGCGACTCTAAAAAGTGCCAAAGAGTATGCAAGGCTACTTGGACTTGAGAGTATTACAGCGATATTCCAACCACATAGATACTCAAGATTAATGGCAAATTTAGATGGATTTAAAGAGTGTTTTGACGATGTAGATGAGCTTGTAGTTTTGCCAGTATATGCAGCCGGAGAAGAGCCAAATGGCGTGGATTTAAAGAGCGAATTTAAGGGTGCTTTATTTGCTGATAGCATTAAACGCAACGGCGATAGTATTGAATTTTTTGATAATTTTGGCGTTAAACATAGCTTAGCTAGTGGCCTTGTGATTGGCTTTGGTGCTGGAGATATTAGCTATCAACTAAGAGGCGAGAGATGA
- a CDS encoding fumarate reductase flavoprotein subunit: MNVKYYDALVIGGGLAGLRAAVAAADKGLSTVVLSLCPVKRSHSAAAQGGMQASLGNSKMSEGDNEDVHFADTVKGSDWGCDQEVARMFVQTAPKAIRELASWGVPWTRITKGKRSAIINAQKTTIDEKESVHGLIHSRDFGGTKKWRTCFTADATGHTMLFGVANEALKRNVEIHDRKEAIALIHENNRCYGAIVRDLVTGEITAYVAKGTLIATGGYGRIYKHTTNAVICEGIGAAIALETGIARLGNMEAVQFHPTPIVPSGILLTEGCRGDGGILRDVDGYRFMPDYEPEKKELASRDVVSRRIMEHIRNGKGVKSPYGEHVWLDISILGREHIEKNLRDVQEICQIFNGIDPANEGPKGWAPILPMQHYSMGGIRVKPTGESQTLKGLFSCGEAACWDMHGFNRLGGNSVAETVVSGMIIGDYFAEYCDNNEIDVQTKTIESFINKTQNYLNELLSKDGKYNVFEIKNKMKDIMWEHVAIFRTGDGLAKAVKELEELYKESTNVKLANKELFGNPELEEAYRVPMMLKLALCVAYGALQRTESRGAHYREDYPKRDDANWCKRTLAFWKEGDTLPTLEYEELDIMKMEMPPAFRGYGAKGNIIENPLSAKRQEEVDAIRAKLEAEGKNRHEIQDALMHYELQPKYKALNERAGIGYE; the protein is encoded by the coding sequence ATGAACGTAAAATATTATGATGCATTAGTAATTGGTGGTGGTTTAGCTGGTCTTAGAGCTGCTGTAGCTGCTGCTGATAAGGGTCTTAGCACTGTAGTTTTAAGTCTATGTCCTGTAAAAAGAAGTCACTCTGCAGCTGCTCAAGGTGGTATGCAAGCAAGTCTTGGTAACTCTAAAATGAGTGAAGGCGACAATGAGGATGTTCACTTTGCAGATACTGTAAAAGGTAGCGACTGGGGATGCGATCAAGAGGTTGCTAGAATGTTTGTCCAAACAGCACCAAAAGCTATCCGTGAATTAGCATCTTGGGGTGTGCCTTGGACTAGAATTACAAAAGGTAAAAGAAGTGCTATCATAAACGCACAAAAAACTACAATTGATGAAAAAGAGAGCGTACATGGTCTAATCCATAGCCGTGACTTTGGTGGTACAAAAAAATGGAGAACATGCTTTACTGCTGATGCTACTGGCCATACAATGCTATTTGGTGTAGCAAATGAAGCTTTAAAACGCAATGTAGAAATTCACGACCGCAAAGAAGCTATCGCTCTAATTCATGAAAATAATCGCTGCTATGGTGCGATTGTACGTGATCTAGTAACTGGCGAAATCACAGCTTATGTAGCTAAAGGTACGCTAATTGCAACTGGTGGTTATGGTAGAATTTACAAACACACTACAAACGCTGTAATTTGCGAAGGTATCGGTGCTGCTATAGCGCTTGAAACTGGTATTGCAAGACTTGGAAATATGGAAGCAGTTCAATTCCACCCAACTCCAATCGTACCAAGTGGTATATTACTAACTGAAGGTTGCCGTGGTGATGGTGGTATCTTGCGTGATGTTGATGGATATCGCTTTATGCCTGATTATGAACCAGAGAAAAAAGAACTAGCAAGCCGTGACGTTGTAAGTCGCCGTATTATGGAACATATCAGAAATGGTAAAGGTGTAAAAAGCCCATATGGCGAACACGTATGGCTAGATATTAGTATTCTTGGTCGCGAACATATCGAAAAAAATCTAAGAGATGTTCAAGAAATTTGTCAAATCTTCAATGGTATAGATCCAGCCAATGAAGGTCCAAAAGGTTGGGCTCCAATTCTACCTATGCAACACTACTCAATGGGTGGTATCCGTGTAAAACCAACTGGAGAGAGCCAAACACTAAAAGGTCTATTTAGCTGTGGTGAAGCTGCTTGCTGGGATATGCACGGATTTAACCGCTTAGGTGGTAATAGCGTTGCTGAAACAGTTGTAAGTGGTATGATTATTGGTGATTATTTTGCTGAATATTGCGATAATAATGAGATAGATGTTCAAACAAAAACAATCGAAAGCTTCATAAATAAAACTCAAAACTACTTAAATGAGCTACTAAGCAAAGATGGCAAATACAATGTATTTGAAATCAAAAATAAAATGAAAGATATCATGTGGGAACATGTAGCTATCTTTAGAACTGGCGATGGCCTTGCTAAAGCTGTAAAAGAGCTTGAAGAGCTATATAAAGAGAGTACAAATGTTAAACTAGCTAATAAAGAGCTATTTGGAAATCCTGAGCTTGAAGAGGCTTACCGTGTGCCTATGATGCTTAAACTTGCTCTATGTGTAGCTTATGGCGCTCTTCAAAGAACTGAAAGCCGTGGCGCTCACTATAGAGAAGATTATCCAAAAAGAGATGATGCTAACTGGTGTAAAAGAACTCTTGCATTCTGGAAAGAAGGCGATACTCTTCCAACACTAGAATATGAAGAGTTAGATATCATGAAAATGGAAATGCCGCCAGCATTCCGTGGATATGGTGCTAAAGGTAACATCATAGAAAACCCACTATCAGCTAAACGCCAAGAAGAGGTTGATGCTATTAGAGCAAAACTTGAAGCTGAAGGTAAAAATAGACATGAAATTCAAGATGCATTAATGCACTATGAACTTCAACCAAAATATAAAGCATTAAACGAAAGAGCAGGTATAGGCTATGAGTAG
- the guaB gene encoding IMP dehydrogenase, whose protein sequence is MKIVKRALTFEDVLLVPQYSEILPKQVDIRSKFSKNIELNIPIVSAAMDTVTEHRTAIMMARLGGIGVIHKNMDLESQVKEVKKVKKSESGVIMDPISITAEASIKDALELMSDYRISGVPVVDSNNILIGILTNRDLRFENDYSKKVSEVMTKTPLITAQSGCTLDDAQKIFSTNKVEKLPIVDANGKLEGLITIKDLKKRKEYPNANKDKFGRLRVAAAIGVGQIDRAKALAEAGVDALVMDSAHGHSKGIIDTLKEIKSQITGVDIIVGNVANPKAVIDLIKAGADGVKVGIGPGSICTTRIVAGVGVPQITAISDCAEVAKEFNVSIIADGGIKYSGDFAKALAAGASCIMVGSLLAGCDESPGELVTFQGRQYKSYRGMGSIGAMTRGSSDRYFQEGTAQDKLVPEGIEGRVPYAGTIRDVIHQLIGGLKSSMGYCGSQDIKTFQDKAEFVEITSAGLKESHAHDVIITQEAPNYRVN, encoded by the coding sequence ATGAAAATTGTAAAAAGAGCTTTGACTTTTGAAGATGTTTTATTGGTGCCTCAATACTCTGAAATTTTGCCAAAACAAGTTGATATTAGATCTAAATTTAGCAAAAATATTGAGTTAAATATCCCTATAGTTTCAGCTGCGATGGATACTGTAACTGAGCATAGAACAGCAATTATGATGGCAAGACTTGGCGGTATTGGCGTAATTCATAAAAATATGGATCTAGAATCTCAAGTAAAAGAGGTTAAAAAAGTTAAAAAAAGCGAAAGCGGTGTAATTATGGATCCAATCTCGATTACTGCTGAAGCTAGTATTAAAGATGCTTTAGAATTAATGAGCGATTATAGAATTTCAGGCGTTCCTGTAGTTGATAGTAATAATATATTGATTGGGATTTTAACCAACCGTGATCTAAGATTTGAAAATGATTATAGTAAAAAAGTTAGTGAAGTAATGACAAAAACTCCATTAATCACAGCACAATCAGGATGCACTTTAGATGATGCACAAAAGATATTTTCTACTAATAAAGTAGAAAAGTTACCAATTGTAGATGCTAATGGAAAGCTAGAAGGTCTTATTACAATCAAAGATCTTAAAAAACGCAAAGAGTATCCAAATGCTAATAAAGATAAATTTGGCCGTCTTAGAGTCGCTGCAGCAATTGGCGTTGGTCAAATAGATAGAGCTAAGGCTTTAGCTGAAGCTGGTGTAGATGCTTTGGTAATGGATTCAGCTCATGGTCATAGCAAGGGAATTATTGATACTTTAAAAGAGATTAAATCTCAAATAACTGGAGTAGATATTATAGTAGGAAATGTAGCAAATCCTAAAGCCGTAATAGATCTAATCAAAGCCGGAGCTGATGGTGTAAAAGTTGGTATTGGCCCAGGATCTATATGTACTACTAGAATTGTAGCTGGTGTAGGTGTTCCACAGATTACAGCTATTAGCGATTGTGCTGAAGTTGCTAAGGAATTTAATGTGTCTATTATAGCTGATGGTGGTATTAAATATAGTGGTGATTTTGCAAAAGCATTAGCAGCTGGTGCTAGCTGTATAATGGTAGGAAGTTTGCTTGCAGGGTGCGATGAGAGTCCAGGCGAGTTAGTAACATTCCAAGGCCGTCAATATAAGAGTTATAGAGGTATGGGAAGTATTGGTGCGATGACTAGAGGAAGCAGCGATAGATATTTTCAAGAAGGAACAGCTCAAGATAAGCTAGTACCAGAAGGTATAGAGGGTCGTGTGCCATATGCTGGTACAATTCGTGATGTGATTCATCAGTTAATTGGAGGACTTAAAAGCTCTATGGGGTATTGCGGTAGTCAAGATATTAAAACCTTCCAAGATAAAGCCGAGTTTGTAGAGATAACAAGTGCAGGACTAAAAGAGAGCCACGCACATGATGTTATAATAACTCAAGAAGCACCAAATTATAGAGTTAATTAG
- the xseB gene encoding exodeoxyribonuclease VII small subunit, producing MSESFENKIDKIEKLLESLNDENLTLSDSIKLYKDGLKLVNEARDMLENAKLEITKIGEDSE from the coding sequence ATGAGTGAGAGTTTTGAAAATAAAATAGATAAAATTGAAAAACTTTTAGAGAGTTTAAATGATGAAAATTTAACACTTAGCGATAGCATAAAACTATATAAAGATGGATTAAAATTAGTAAATGAAGCTAGAGATATGCTAGAAAACGCTAAGCTAGAGATTACTAAAATAGGAGAAGATAGTGAGTAA
- the metX gene encoding homoserine O-acetyltransferase MetX codes for MEIYNAVEHFDEPLHLESGRILSEFDLAYECYGKLNENKSNAIVVCHALTGSAHAAGIYEGDRKAGWWDGIIGDGKAIDTTKYFVICVNILGSSFGSTNPLSIEPSTKKEYRLRFPVLVISDVVRAQMRLFDRLGIKEAYAVVGGSLGGMQALCFAIEFPNFAKRVVMLATTYATKAWAIAFNKIAIEGIVKDPNFKGGYYDKDDIAANGLTGMALGRMAGHISFLSPSTMDKKFGRKYVETDGLYELLGRFEVDRYMEYNGNNFPKRFDPLSYLYVVKMMNNFDCTRHYGSLNEALMLTKARLTFIAFSGDILFPPNLMLEMHEALIQIGQGHRSEYICIDSDYGHDAFLVEIEKIEDYIKKALDE; via the coding sequence GTGGAAATTTATAACGCTGTAGAGCATTTTGATGAGCCATTGCATTTAGAGAGTGGGCGAATTTTAAGTGAATTTGACTTAGCTTATGAGTGCTATGGCAAACTAAATGAGAATAAAAGCAATGCTATAGTCGTATGCCATGCGCTCACTGGTTCAGCTCATGCTGCTGGAATTTATGAAGGTGATAGAAAAGCTGGCTGGTGGGATGGTATAATAGGCGATGGCAAGGCAATTGATACTACTAAATATTTTGTTATTTGTGTAAATATTTTAGGAAGTTCATTTGGTTCTACTAATCCTTTGAGTATCGAGCCAAGCACTAAAAAAGAGTATAGACTACGATTCCCTGTTCTTGTAATTAGCGATGTTGTTAGGGCGCAAATGAGACTATTTGATAGGCTCGGAATTAAAGAAGCATATGCAGTAGTAGGTGGTAGCCTTGGGGGAATGCAAGCACTTTGTTTTGCTATAGAGTTTCCAAATTTTGCCAAAAGAGTTGTAATGCTAGCTACTACATATGCTACTAAAGCATGGGCGATTGCATTTAATAAAATCGCTATTGAAGGCATAGTAAAAGACCCAAATTTTAAAGGCGGCTACTATGATAAAGATGATATAGCAGCAAATGGCCTAACAGGCATGGCGCTTGGTAGAATGGCTGGACATATTAGCTTTCTTAGTCCTAGTACTATGGATAAGAAATTTGGCAGAAAATATGTCGAAACTGATGGACTTTATGAGCTTTTAGGACGATTTGAAGTAGATAGATATATGGAGTATAATGGCAATAATTTTCCAAAAAGATTTGATCCATTATCATATCTATATGTTGTAAAGATGATGAATAACTTTGATTGTACAAGACATTATGGCTCTCTTAATGAGGCTTTAATGCTTACTAAAGCTAGATTGACATTTATTGCATTTAGTGGAGATATTTTATTTCCACCAAATTTGATGCTAGAGATGCATGAGGCATTAATACAAATAGGTCAAGGCCATAGAAGTGAGTATATATGTATTGATAGTGATTATGGACATGATGCATTCTTAGTTGAGATAGAAAAGATAGAAGATTATATTAAAAAGGCATTAGATGAGTGA
- a CDS encoding oxidoreductase yields MSILFEPIKIGNYTIPNRIAMPPMCVYKARDFGGLPRCFHRLHYPARSLGGVGFIIVEATAVSPEGCITKNDLGLWSDNQIEAHTKLNYEIKKYTCKTTAVQLGHAGAKGTCPDIVSPSGICFSLEYDHPKELNAQEIYEIVTKFKEAAIRAKAADYDIVEIHAAHGYLISEFLSPLTNKRNDDFGGSIENRMRLLSLICQEVSSIIPFGVRISADDWEEGGNTIEDSKIIAKKCADLGACYISVSAGGVVSKPSLVPELKPMYQADYAKAIKEVVNIPVIGVGLITTKEQGEQMIEGGYCDIVAYGRELLRNPNFALYAAASEGKNELIDFSYQRAF; encoded by the coding sequence ATGTCAATTTTATTTGAACCAATTAAGATTGGAAATTACACAATACCAAACCGTATAGCAATGCCGCCAATGTGCGTTTATAAGGCTAGAGATTTTGGTGGATTACCTCGTTGTTTTCATAGATTACACTATCCGGCTAGATCGCTTGGTGGAGTTGGATTTATAATAGTAGAGGCTACAGCAGTATCTCCTGAGGGCTGTATAACCAAAAACGATCTAGGCTTATGGAGCGATAATCAAATAGAAGCACACACTAAGCTAAATTACGAGATTAAAAAATATACTTGCAAAACTACAGCCGTGCAGTTAGGCCACGCTGGAGCTAAAGGAACTTGCCCTGATATAGTAAGTCCAAGTGGTATATGCTTTAGTTTAGAGTATGATCACCCAAAAGAGCTAAACGCACAAGAGATATATGAGATTGTAACGAAATTTAAAGAAGCAGCCATTAGAGCAAAGGCGGCTGATTATGATATAGTAGAGATTCACGCAGCTCACGGATATTTAATTAGCGAGTTTTTAAGCCCACTGACAAATAAAAGAAATGATGATTTTGGTGGAAGTATTGAAAATAGAATGAGACTTTTAAGCTTAATATGTCAAGAAGTTAGCTCTATAATTCCATTTGGCGTGCGTATTAGTGCTGATGATTGGGAAGAGGGCGGTAATACCATAGAAGATAGCAAGATTATAGCTAAAAAATGTGCCGATCTTGGTGCGTGCTATATCAGCGTCTCAGCAGGTGGAGTAGTATCAAAGCCAAGCCTAGTTCCAGAGCTTAAGCCTATGTATCAAGCAGATTATGCAAAAGCTATTAAAGAGGTGGTAAATATACCAGTTATTGGAGTAGGATTAATCACTACTAAAGAGCAGGGCGAGCAGATGATAGAGGGCGGATACTGTGATATAGTAGCATATGGTAGAGAGCTTTTAAGAAATCCAAATTTCGCCCTATATGCAGCTGCAAGTGAAGGCAAAAACGAGCTTATAGACTTCTCATATCAAAGAGCATTTTAA
- a CDS encoding carbon-nitrogen hydrolase family protein: MSKVAALQLHTLAMSDSRIDHYLNLAAKGGASVVVLGEYVINSFFNDIIKMPKSMIKQQSEQKRVSLSMMASKYNLTIIAPLLQIKGKECRKVVAKFSPQSIKYEEQNILIDYPHWNEAKFYSKKDSFGVMSFSVDKIKFGVVFGFEAHFDRIWAEIVAKKVDCVLLPSACTLNSNERWNELLKMRALTNNIYIIRVNRLGKTKFGEVESEFYGQTMLINPHGEIESSLDANEGMLMCDIDKKLITQARSIWKFRQKAEALLGLNI, translated from the coding sequence GTGAGTAAGGTAGCAGCTTTACAGTTGCATACTTTAGCTATGAGTGATTCTAGAATCGATCATTATTTAAATTTAGCAGCTAAGGGTGGAGCTAGTGTAGTGGTGCTTGGTGAGTATGTGATAAATTCATTTTTTAATGATATTATCAAAATGCCAAAATCTATGATAAAGCAGCAAAGCGAACAAAAAAGAGTAAGCTTATCAATGATGGCAAGCAAATATAATCTAACAATTATCGCTCCACTTTTACAAATAAAAGGTAAAGAGTGTAGAAAAGTCGTAGCTAAATTTAGCCCACAAAGTATCAAATATGAAGAGCAAAATATTTTAATTGATTATCCGCACTGGAATGAGGCTAAGTTTTACTCTAAAAAAGATAGCTTTGGCGTGATGAGTTTTAGCGTCGATAAGATTAAATTTGGGGTTGTGTTTGGGTTTGAGGCGCATTTTGATAGAATTTGGGCTGAAATTGTAGCTAAAAAGGTTGATTGTGTATTATTGCCAAGCGCTTGCACGCTAAATTCTAATGAGCGATGGAACGAGCTTTTAAAGATGAGAGCGCTTACAAATAATATATATATTATTCGTGTAAATAGACTTGGCAAGACTAAATTTGGCGAGGTTGAGAGTGAGTTTTACGGGCAAACTATGCTTATAAATCCTCACGGGGAGATCGAGAGTAGTCTAGATGCAAATGAGGGAATGCTAATGTGTGATATAGATAAAAAGCTAATTACGCAAGCTCGCTCAATATGGAAATTTCGCCAAAAAGCTGAGGCATTACTAGGATTAAATATATGA
- a CDS encoding fumarate reductase iron-sulfur subunit encodes MSRKIKIRAFKYNPLSKVSKPHFAEYELEETDGMTLFIALNQIREKFDPGLSFDFVCRAGICGSCGMVVNGRPQLACRTLTKDYPSGVIELMPLPAFKLLKDLSVDTGNWMNDMSKRVESWIHSNHTTDISKMEEKVDPDAAQETFELDRCIECGICVASCGTALMRPDFIGAVGLNRVARFKVDPLDNRTDEDFYELVGDDNGMFGCMSLLGCEDNCPKHLPLQSKIAYMRRKLATVK; translated from the coding sequence ATGAGTAGAAAAATAAAAATTAGAGCATTCAAATACAATCCACTAAGCAAAGTAAGCAAACCTCACTTTGCAGAGTATGAACTAGAAGAGACAGATGGTATGACTCTTTTTATCGCGTTAAATCAAATTCGCGAAAAATTCGATCCAGGTCTTAGCTTTGACTTTGTATGTCGTGCTGGTATATGTGGTAGTTGTGGTATGGTTGTAAATGGCCGCCCGCAACTAGCTTGTAGAACTCTAACAAAAGATTATCCAAGTGGCGTTATCGAGCTTATGCCACTACCTGCGTTTAAACTACTTAAAGACTTAAGCGTTGATACAGGTAACTGGATGAATGATATGAGTAAAAGAGTTGAAAGCTGGATTCACTCAAATCATACTACAGATATTAGCAAAATGGAAGAAAAAGTAGATCCAGATGCAGCTCAAGAGACATTTGAACTTGATAGATGTATAGAGTGCGGTATCTGTGTAGCAAGTTGTGGTACTGCTCTTATGAGACCTGATTTTATCGGTGCTGTAGGTCTAAACCGTGTAGCTAGATTTAAAGTCGATCCACTAGATAATAGAACAGATGAAGATTTCTATGAATTAGTAGGCGATGATAATGGCATGTTTGGTTGTATGAGTCTTTTAGGCTGTGAAGATAACTGCCCTAAACACTTACCACTACAAAGCAAAATCGCATATATGAGACGCAAATTAGCTACTGTAAAATAA
- a CDS encoding SEL1-like repeat protein produces MKKIAIIIMLLFSIGVAKDSNLNPKELETNCNKGDMASCIHLGGLYYQGQGVRQDYNKAAQLFQKACDGGNAFGCYSLGSLYDKGKGVKQDYNKAAQLYQKACDGGYTNGCYDLGYLYYKGQGVRQDYNKATQLLQKACDGGYAIGCSFLGILYFKDKDYNKATQLYQKACDNGIAEGCDDLGNLYYYGWGVKQDYKKSAQPYQKACDGGYAKGCYSLGDLYYYGWGVKQDYKKAAQLYQKACNGEYAVGCSSLGILYYDGQGVRQDYKKAAQLFQKACDGEYAKGCYDLGNLYYYGWGIRQDYKKAAQLYQKACDNGHAKGCSSLGILYYDGQGVKQDYKKAAQLYQKACDGGYAVGCSFLGLLYEKGYGVRQNNITAKELYGKACDMGLQIGCDNYARLNQ; encoded by the coding sequence ATGAAAAAAATCGCCATAATCATTATGCTGCTTTTTAGCATAGGTGTAGCTAAAGATTCTAATCTCAATCCAAAAGAACTAGAAACTAATTGCAATAAAGGTGATATGGCATCTTGTATTCATCTTGGTGGTTTATATTATCAAGGTCAAGGTGTAAGACAAGATTATAATAAAGCTGCTCAGCTCTTTCAAAAAGCCTGCGATGGTGGAAATGCTTTTGGTTGCTATTCTCTTGGTAGTTTATATGATAAAGGCAAAGGGGTAAAGCAAGATTATAATAAAGCTGCTCAGCTATACCAAAAAGCCTGCGATGGTGGATATACTAATGGTTGCTATGATCTTGGGTATTTATATTATAAAGGTCAAGGTGTAAGGCAAGATTATAATAAAGCTACTCAGCTCTTACAAAAAGCCTGCGATGGTGGATATGCTATCGGTTGCAGTTTTCTTGGGATTTTATATTTTAAAGACAAAGATTATAATAAAGCTACTCAGCTATACCAAAAAGCATGCGATAATGGAATTGCTGAGGGTTGCGATGATCTTGGGAATTTATATTATTACGGTTGGGGTGTAAAGCAAGATTATAAAAAATCTGCTCAGCCATACCAAAAAGCCTGCGATGGTGGATATGCTAAGGGTTGCTATTCTCTTGGGGATTTATATTATTACGGTTGGGGTGTAAAGCAAGATTATAAAAAAGCTGCTCAGCTATACCAAAAAGCCTGCAATGGTGAATATGCTGTGGGTTGCAGTAGTCTTGGTATTTTATATTATGACGGTCAAGGGGTAAGGCAAGATTATAAAAAAGCTGCTCAGCTCTTTCAAAAAGCCTGCGATGGTGAATATGCTAAGGGTTGCTATGATCTTGGGAATTTATATTATTACGGTTGGGGTATAAGGCAAGATTATAAAAAAGCTGCTCAGCTATACCAAAAAGCCTGCGATAATGGACATGCTAAGGGTTGCAGTAGTCTTGGTATTTTATATTATGACGGTCAAGGTGTAAAGCAAGATTATAAAAAAGCTGCTCAGCTATACCAAAAAGCATGCGATGGTGGATATGCTGTGGGTTGCAGTTTTCTTGGACTTTTATATGAAAAAGGTTACGGGGTAAGACAAAATAATATTACGGCTAAAGAGCTTTATGGCAAAGCTTGTGATATGGGTTTACAAATTGGTTGCGATAATTACGCAAGATTAAATCAATAA